A region of the Mus musculus strain C57BL/6J chromosome X, GRCm38.p6 C57BL/6J genome:
CCCCAGCCTACCCCaaaatgtgtgtctgtggatCCTCCCTTCTGCACACTTTCACCCTTAGTGCCTTGCTTAAACCTTCAGACGTGGCTGGTTTTCCTATCTCTGCCACCTACCCCTGGGGTTCACCTCTCCTTTGTCTGCCCACAGCCAGGTTCAAATGAGTTCTTTTCCCAGTCTTCCAGATCAGAACTAAACCTGGGAGTCAATTTAAATATTGCATTAGCCCTCAGACTTCCATGTGCAGTCTTTCCTAAGCAGTTTCCCAAATGTATACAGTGTTGGACAAAGAACATGTTTTGTGGTCAAGAGGTCTGGGAAATGTGGAGCTCTGCAAAGTGAAATAGGGGTTTTAAAGGCAGGATTCTTAGAATGTGTAGAggatatttatgtattatttgccTAACACATTTGATCAACAATGAATGAGTGAAGGGTCCTCTGATAATCTTGGAAGCCTTGCCAAACATTGTGTCGCTAATCCATGCCATGGAGAAGGCTCGACAATAATGGTAcctccttcccctagctctccctctcctttcccactCCTTGAGGTAAAATTAACTGCCCTGTCCTCTGACCGGAGAGAACACACAGTGTTTACCTCACCACCAGTTGCCTAAAGAAACCTGGGTGttctcagaagagaaaggaagggggaggggcctaTATCTCACCTTCCTCActggtctcttcctcttcttcaactGAGTCTTCAGAGATGAGTTCTACCTCCTCCTCATAGTCATTCTGGTTGGTGCGGTTATCCAGAGCCTTGTCAAAGACTTCAGGGCCATTCTTATAGTATCTAATGTCCCTGTCATCATCATCACTGCcctcattgtcatcatcatcatcatcactgccCTCATTGTCCCCCTCATtaccatcatcatcttcatcatcactgCCCTCATCTCCATTGTCACTATCACTGCTGTCCTGGATATTAGTAACCTGCTGGTTGTCACGTAGGGTTGTGTTATCACCATCAGCTTTCTCGCTGTTGGAATCCTCACTGTCATAGGTATTCTTTTCCTCTGGGTCATCACTGTTGTCATCTGGATTTGCGGCAACGCTCCCTTTGTTGTCAGTGATCTTGGTGTTGTAGCCTTCACTGTGGTCAGGATTCTCACTGTCGCACAGGTTCTCATTGGCATCGGTCACCTCATTATCAGTAGTCTCGAAGTAGTCGGTGGTCTCCATGAAGTCAGAGATCTTGATGTCGTGAATGGTCTCATTGTCAGTGATCTCATCAATTTCTGAGATGTCACTGAGAATGTCTTCAATTGCATAATGGTCATGAGCATCTTCCATGATCACCATTTCATATTGATTCTTGGCTCTACTGTGGGCAAGTTTAGAACTTAGTATAATGTTATTGGGAGTAAGGTACTAGGATTTCTAAGAATGGGGGAAAGTCCCATTGCCACTTCTGGGGATCATTGCTCATTTGTAAACAAGGTATTCATTGGATTACCTCAGTGGTCCCCTGTGTCTCTATAAGTCCTGTGCAACACTAGGTTAGTCTCTGccctatttaaaaacaaccccccaaCCTCTCAGGCACCATTTCTCTCATCACCTTTCCTTTCCGTGTTGCTTCTTTCTGCTTGATCTGTAGCCACCTCGTCTCATATAGTAGCGTACTGGGTTAACCCACAGGTCGTTCTTGATGATCTgttgaggggtggggagggggagagtgaaAAGGAGTTCAAGGAGTTTAAGTCCTAGAACCCACTCACAATTTCTCAGGCACCCAGGGACAAGTCTTGAAAGGCTTTCCCTGGCAATGCCAGGAGGGGCCTCACCTCAGCAATTCTGTCAGCTTCTGGGAGGCTGTGATTGGAAAACCAGTTGAAGAAGCTTTCTCTGGTGTCATGGCTCCTGCGATTATAGGCCTGGGGTTCCTGGCCCCGGTGCCAACGTATTGGGGTAGAATGAGACACCAACCGGCCTAGAAGAGGAAGAGATacagaaggaaggggaaatgatAGTATAGGGGCCATAGGTTTATCCTGGGACTATCACTTACCTGAGCGGTTGCGCTGGAACTCCTTGACGATCACCATGTTTGTAAAGTATGGGTTTGTCTGGAAGTACAGCTTCATTTTGTAGCCCATGGAGATATGTCTGAGGTCCTGTACCTGCTCAGGGTGGGGTAATAGTGGTATCTATCCCTCCCAGggcccttcccacccaccccctcacCTCCAAAGACCAGATTCCTTGGCTTTCTTCTTTGGCCTGACCTGAAGATTGGTCAAGTAGCGGAAAATGTCTCTGTCACGTTGGTTGATCAAGATTGAAATTCTGGGGTGGTTGAGGAACTGATGAGTGGAGCAGTTTAGGTCAAGGATTTACTGTTCAATGCCAGGGAGGGCAGAGCAAAACAGGCTGAAGCAAGGGGGGTCCTTCTGTGTTTGAGTGATGTCTGAGGAGTAGGTGAGTGCTTATGCAATGTTAAACCTCAGCATCAGGGAGCCTTGCCATGGTTCATATTTGCTGTAGGTCTAGATGCTAAGGGTCTCTGACCATGTCCATGTGATTCTTGTGCTTATGTTCACAGAATACTGTATGTCTGGGAGCTAAAAGCCCAAGTCTAAGTACAGATACATTTGGTTACCGAGGACCTGCATTTAAATGTTACATGTATAGGTGTTGATGCTCAGTGTCCACATAATGGATGAATGCCTCTAGAAGTCTGTGTGCTTAGGCCCAGTTGCCTCATGTCTAGATATGGAAGTTATGTATCTGTATCTACTTGATACCCTGTGCCTGACTCCCGAGAGCCTATGATCATGTGACACTTTTTAATCATGGGCCAAGTGTTTATATCTATATAAATTCTACTAAAATGtgtgcatttcaaatgttgcatACGTGTTTCCCTGGGAATGAGCTCAACAGTCACCAATAGTGGATTGGATTCTTCCTGTTGTACCTTTCCCTTCATTTAACCACTTGAGCCTCACAACCAAGTGGTCTTTCTCCTGATTCTTCAGGGTTCCATCCCATTTCTACTCTCTCCCCTCTAATGGAGAGGATGGTAGACAGATTTGGGATTTCTAGGTATCTAAGCAGAGACCCAGGTTTATGGAGCCTTGTGTGGTTTGAGCACGCTTCCCGAAGAGCTTATGCGCCCTCCCTCCTTAGTCAGTTCATCACCTGtactcccccctcctctcctcctttctctatcTGTTGCTCCGTTTATGGGCTGTGTGCCTTTTCCGTTACCCCTCCCTCTTTTATTGTCTGggatccattttctttttaaatgttgcaATGCTACTCTTTTTCCCTTCTGCAGTCTAGTTTTAGATGCGATTTTGCCCTCTTGCCATCCCTCTTCCACGCCTTCTAGAATCTTCTAATGGGGATTCATCATCCTCATCTCTGACCCTCCCCCacacctcttctctctcttccacacATCTCCCCTTCAGTCATGGGCTTCTGGCCCATGCATACTGATGAGAAGGATACTGCTTTGACCCAGAAGCCTGGGATATGCTGGATGATGAGGTCTCTGCGCTCCAAAAAGGGCCTTCGCATCTGGATGAATTTGCGCTTGAGACGCAAGAAGGCCTTGCCTGCCTTGATGTTCACCGCCTCCAGGTCCATTTGAATGCTCTCCAGGGCCTGCAGTATGCTCTCCATCCTCTGGGCACTCCTCTCTCGGCTCTCCTtcgccttcctctgcttccttctcctcctcctccgacGCTGCCGCCTCCTCACACTCTCCTTGTCATCCTCATCCTCATCTTCCACTATTATGAtagcctcctccttcctcttcggACCAACTAACATCTGGGGCCCCCACCCTCCTAAGCTACAGGTTTCTAGGGCCTTCTCTCCGAGGCTGCTGGGCTCTGCAACCTGAAAGTCAATTGCCAGGCTTCCCCCAGAGATTTCTGAAGATGGGAGCGTTTCCATGATCCCTGTGGAAGGGGCCTCCCCGAACCCTGACTCCATTGCGTGATCCCATCCGGGACTCTCAGCACTCAGGGTGAAATACGCGCGGATCCCCCCTTCCTCAAGAATGACATAGGGCAGTGGTGGGGGCAGCGTGGGGCCCACCCCCCTCATGTCAGCCAGCACCTGTGCAGCCTCGGTTTCTTCCTGGGGTCTCGGACGCTGCTggggtggaggcaggggcagtCGCTGGAGCGGTGGGGGTGGCGGGGGCGGCAGGTCGCGCTGACGGGGTTCCGAGCTGCTCAGGCGGGGGGTCTTGGCCGGAGGCCCCTCGTCCGGGCGGTCCATGGTGACCGCACTCACAACACTGGCTCTGCGGCTCTCAGACAAGGCCGTAGCCACCAGTCACACTTGAAGCGGAGCCGCCACACCTCACGCGACCAGCTCTGCTCACCACCTCGCTCTGACGTCCCCTCCCACAGCGCCTGCCCCACTCCCACAGCGCCTATCGCCCAGGCCCCGCCCACTCCCTGGCATGGCGTCTGCTCTGCCCGCCATTGGCTGCAGGCCTCGGAGCTGGCGGTAGCGTTCCCTCAGCCCCTGCCTTCTCTCACGCAATCCGCTTGCCAACACTACACATCATCATTTTCTAATTGGCTCCCTTCGCGCCCACCAATCATCAGGCTGACTGCCCCTCAGTGATGAGAGGAAAACTGCGGGGCGATTGGCTATGAGGAAAGCTAGGGTAGGAGCCCCCTCACCCTCAGTCTTGCAATGTTTTAGCCAATGGGAAAAGTACCAGTGATTCTGAAGACCACAAGACTAGGCCCGGGGAGGGTGGCTGGGAGTGCGCAAGCACCAGGGAACGAGATGTGCTCAAATGAAATCAGAGAGCCTCGCTATCATTCTCCCCGCCCCACTCCCCCAACAACTACGCACTTTTAAAATCTGTCCCTTCCCCCACCAGTTTATGCCTGTGGGGTGAGCGCTGTAGCCCCTCAGTCGCAGGCTGCTTTGAACTGCTAGTAGTTTAAATATCTGAGGTCTTTTTGCTTTGGTGGTCAGGTTTTGACATGGCTTTTTCTATTTCTGCAAAATGGCTCCACAGATGCAAAGAGTAACTTCCTCTgcgtcattaaaaaaaaaaaaaggtgattcaACTAATGTGCTAGATTTTTCTAGAACTTTAAAATTCTCTTTGTCT
Encoded here:
- the Tspyl2 gene encoding testis-specific Y-encoded-like protein 2 isoform a (isoform a is encoded by transcript variant 1); its protein translation is MDRPDEGPPAKTPRLSSSEPRQRDLPPPPPPPLQRLPLPPPQQRPRPQEETEAAQVLADMRGVGPTLPPPLPYVILEEGGIRAYFTLSAESPGWDHAMESGFGEAPSTGIMETLPSSEISGGSLAIDFQVAEPSSLGEKALETCSLGGWGPQMLVGPKRKEEAIIIVEDEDEDDKESVRRRQRRRRRRRKQRKAKESRERSAQRMESILQALESIQMDLEAVNIKAGKAFLRLKRKFIQMRRPFLERRDLIIQHIPGFWVKAFLNHPRISILINQRDRDIFRYLTNLQVQDLRHISMGYKMKLYFQTNPYFTNMVIVKEFQRNRSGRLVSHSTPIRWHRGQEPQAYNRRSHDTRESFFNWFSNHSLPEADRIAEIIKNDLWVNPVRYYMRRGGYRSSRKKQHGKERAKNQYEMVIMEDAHDHYAIEDILSDISEIDEITDNETIHDIKISDFMETTDYFETTDNEVTDANENLCDSENPDHSEGYNTKITDNKGSVAANPDDNSDDPEEKNTYDSEDSNSEKADGDNTTLRDNQQVTNIQDSSDSDNGDEGSDDEDDDGNEGDNEGSDDDDDDNEGSDDDDRDIRYYKNGPEVFDKALDNRTNQNDYEEEVELISEDSVEEEEETSEEASQLSEDSYEDERIYGEERSEVNSEDSDIQEVLPVPKAWASLGKKGKIG
- the Tspyl2 gene encoding testis-specific Y-encoded-like protein 2 isoform c (isoform c is encoded by transcript variant 3), with product MDRPDEGPPAKTPRLSSSEPRQRDLPPPPPPPLQRLPLPPPQQRPRPQEETEAAQVLADMRGVGPTLPPPLPYVILEEGGIRAYFTLSAESPGWDHAMESGFGEAPSTGIMETLPSSEISGGSLAIDFQVAEPSSLGEKALETCSLGGWGPQMLVGPKRKEEAIIIVEDEDEDDKESVRRRQRRRRRRRKQRKAKESRERSAQRMESILQALESIQMDLEAVNIKAGKAFLRLKRKFIQMRRPFLERRDLIIQHIPGFWVKAFLNHPRISILINQRDRDIFRYLTNLQVQDLRHISMGYKMKLYFQTNPYFTNMVIVKEFQRNRSGRLVSHSTPIRWHRGQEPQAYNRRSHDTRESFFNWFSNHSLPEADRIAEIIKNDLWVNPVRYYMRRGGYRSSRKKQHGKESRAKNQYEMVIMEDAHDHYAIEDILSDISEIDEITDNETIHDIKISDFMETTDYFETTDNEVTDANENLCDSENPDHSEGYNTKITDNKGSVAANPDDNSDDPEEKNTYDSEDSNSEKADGDNTTLRDNQQVTNIQDSSDSDNGDEGSDDEDDDGNEGDNEGSDDDDDDNEGSDDDDRDIRYYKNGPEVFDKALDNRTNQNDYEEEVELISEDSVEEEEETSEEASQLSEDSYEDERIYGEERSEVNSEDSDIQEVLPVPKAWASLGKKGKIG